The following proteins are co-located in the Helicoverpa armigera isolate CAAS_96S chromosome 23, ASM3070526v1, whole genome shotgun sequence genome:
- the LOC135118552 gene encoding tigger transposable element-derived protein 4-like, producing the protein MSSVKRKCFTIEEKSAILHRLEAGESNATLAKEFGVSHSTISTIKKNKDKIEPLFNANVLKCKRIRTSTHEQVDKALLQWFKLQRDRGIPINGPLLQEKANFFARQLDIQNFTCSMSWINRFKVRHNIVGGKIAGECLSVHQSDVTDWLEKVWPTLRAQFTDDEIFNADETGLFYKLTPDKTLKFRGEKCKGGKLSKERITVMVAANMSGTVKKKLLVIGKSQRPRCFKNVRHLPVDYESNRRAWMTADIFTKWVRAWDRELTKKNKKILLLVDNCPAHPHIADLKSITLVFLPPNTTSVLQPMDQGIIRALKTHFRKNLVLKMIQLLDGCRSTSFEYPKITVLDGILMIQDAWTQLKQITIFNCYKHAGFVQSNVECTITSSNADDFNEEDDVPLSVWARAINGHQLPITNEDFEQYAFVDDAVATCEEPTDENIVENIIATDSNTIDSDGDDGESEEIHPTVSVSEALKAAETLSVFVQTNLDDDLMKTMMSRIHNAVRSSYYRTKVCQKQTQITDFLRN; encoded by the coding sequence ATGAGTTCAGTGAAGCGAAAGTGTTTTACAATCGAGGAAAAAAGTGCTATATTACATCGATTGGAAGCCGGTGAATCAAATGCAACCCTCGCAAAGGAGTTTGGCGTATCTCATTCTACAATATCCACcataaaaaagaataaagataAGATTGAGCCGCTATTTAATGCCAATGTTTTGAAATGCAAACGTATAAGGACGTCTACTCATGAGCAGGTGGATAAGGCATTGTTACAGTGGTTCAAACTTCAGCGCGACCGGGGAATACCTATTAATGGACCCTTGCTACAAGAGAAAGCAAACTTTTTTGCTAGACAGTTAGACATACAAAATTTCACGTGTTCCATGAGTTGGATAAACCGTTTTAAAGTAAGACACAACATCGTTGGTGGTAAGATTGCTGGCGAATGTTTGTCAGTTCACCAAAGTGATGTAACCGATTGGCTAGAAAAAGTTTGGCCTACCCTACGTGCACAATTTACAGATGATGAAATTTTTAATGCAGATGAGACCGGGCTGTTTTATAAATTAACCCCGGACAAGACGTTGAAATTTAGAGGTGAAAAATGTAAAGGAGGAAAATTATCAAAGGAGAGAATAACTGTGATGGTGGCAGCCAACATGAGTGGTACAGTTAAAAAAAAGCTTCTCGTAATAGGAAAATCTCAACGCCCcagatgttttaaaaatgtacgACATTTGCCAGTGGATTATGAAAGCAATCGAAGAGCCTGGATGACTGCTGACATTTTTACTAAATGGGTTCGTGCTTGGGATCGTGAACTTACaaaaaagaataagaaaatCCTGCTATTAGTTGACAACTGTCCTGCGCATCCTCACATAGCCGACTTAAAAAGCATAACTCTGGTGTTTCTGCCTCCAAACACGACATCAGTGTTGCAACCCATGGATCAAGGAATTATTCGAGCTTTGAAAACACATTTTCGTAAAAACCTTGTCCTGAAAATGATCCAGCTTCTTGATGGCTGCCGAAGCACTAGTTTTGAGTACCCAAAGATTACTGTTCTTGATGGTATACTAATGATTCAAGATGCCTGGACCCAACTCAAGCAAATCACGATTTTTAACTGTTACAAACACGCTGGTTTTGTACAAAGCAACGTAGAATGTACCATTACTTCTTCAAATGCAGATGATTTTAACGAAGAAGACGACGTTCCGCTGAGTGTTTGGGCAAGGGCTATTAATGGGCATCAGTTACCCATAACAAATGAGGACTTTGAACAATATGCGTTTGTCGATGATGCTGTCGCCACTTGTGAAGAACCGACTGATGAAAACATTGTGGAAAATATCATCGCCACTGACTCGAATACCATAGATAGCGACGGTGATGATGGCGAATCAGAGGAGATTCATCCGACTGTGAGTGTGTCTGAGGCGTTGAAAGCAGCAGAAACACTCAGTGTATTCGTTCAGACTAACCTTGATGACGATCTGATGAAAACAATGATGTCACGAATACATAATGCCGTAAGAAGTTCGTACTACCGAACAAAAGTTTGTCAAAAACAAACTCAAATAACAGACTTTCTACGTAATTAA